The DNA sequence CAGAAAAAACGCACACCTAAAGAAAAGTTTGCCTATTTGGAAGATGAATCGATACGCCGTAGGCTAATTGAATTTTCAGATGGAAACATCACCAAAATAAGCTTTTACCTGCCTCAGGTACATTGCTCTTCTTGTGTGTGGTTACTTGAAAAATTGCCACAGTTACATGAGGGGATTGCCAATTCCAAAATCAATTTCATGAAACGGGAGTTGTATGTCAACTTCCATGAGGATGTGCTGTCACTAAGACAGTTGGTGGAATTGCTGACCAACTTGGGCTATGAGCCTTTGATTAATCTGGAAGACCTTGATAAGAAACAGAAGAAGAAAAAAGCTTCTACCCAAACCAATGCGTTTTTAGTGAAGTTGGGTGTGACAGGATTCTGTTTTGGTAATATTATGCTGCTGAGCTTTCCCGAATATTTGGGGATCAATCAGGCAGACCAGCATTTTGTAGAGATTTTCGGATACTTGAACTTGATCTTGTCTCTGCCGGTATTCTTTTATGGTGCCAGTGATTACCTGAAATCTGCATGGTCGGCATTGAGTCATAAAACCGTTAACATTGATGTGCCGATTTCCTTGGGGATTTTGGCGCTATTCCTCAGAAGTACCTATGAAATATTGTCAGACACTGGAGCAGGGTACCTTGACTCTCTGGCAGCACTAATATTTTTGTTGCTGGTAGGTAAGTGGTTTCAGCAAAAGACATTTGATAATATCAGTTTTGAACGTGACTATAAATCCTATTTTCCGATTGCAGTCACAACGATGAGGAATGGAAAGGAAGAAACAATTCCAATCTCAAAATTGAAGGAAAATGACACATTGCTGATCCGTAATGGGGAGCTAATACCTGCAGATGCGATTCTACTGAAAGGTGATGCGCACATTGATTACAGTTTTGTGACAGGTGAATCACAGCCAGTTCCTAAGGCATCAGGAGACTTGATCTATGCAGGAGGAAAGCAGCGAGGAGGAATGATCGAGTTACAAATGGTCAAGGAGGTGTCTCAAAGTTATTTAACTAGGCTTTGGAACGATAGCGCCTTTACTGAGAACCGCTATGATGGACTTGATAACTGGACCAATAAGATAAGTAAAGCTTTTACTTTGGCTGTTTTATTGATTGCTACAGGAGCGGCTATTTCTTGGTGGTCTTCTGGTGTTGAGGTGGCTATCAATAGCTTTACAGCAGTGTTGATTATTGCTTGTCCTTGCGCATTGGCACTGAACGTACCTTTTACATTAGGCAATGCACTGAGGGTTTTGGCAAGAAACGGTATCTATTTAAAGGATACCAATGCAATTGAGCGATTCTCACGGATTACACATATTATTTTCGATAAGACAGGTACCATTACTTCAGCAGAAAATGAGTCTGTTAGTTTTGAAGGAACTCCATTAATGGGAGAGGAGGAGAAGCTGGTTAGTGCGTTGGTGCATTATTCGACTCACCCTGTCAGCAAACAAATAGATTCCTACTTTAAGAATACGCAAGTTGATTTGACTGTACAGGATTTTCAGGAAGTGGAAGGGACTGGTATAAGCGGTCTTGTTGATGGTGTCAGTATAAAATTAGGAAAGGCGTCTTTTGTAAGCCAGAAGCGAGAAGATAAACCACAGAAAGAAGTACTTGTAACGACGGCACACCTGTCCATTGGAGGGCTTTACAGAGGTAAGTTTGTGATGAAACAGCAGTTGCGTAATGGTGTACAGGAGCTGATTACACAACTTTCGGGTAAGTATAAGCTATCGTTGCTTTCAGGAGATAATGAAGGTGAGAGAGCAAAGCTGTCTGAAATCTTTGGGGAAGGAAACGAGCTACGTTTTAATCAGTCTCCACAGGATAAGATGAACTATGTGAAGGAATTGCAACTTAAAGGAGAGCAAGTGATGATGATTGGGGATGGACTCAATGATGCGGGTGCATTGCGTCAGGCAAATATTGGCGTTGCAGTTGCTGAAAATGTGCACCAGTTTTCACCTGCTTGTGATGCAATTCTGAGTGCTAAACAGCTCAGTCAATTCGGCAAGCTTTTTGGCTATGGCAGAGCTTGTTTGAAGGTTGTATATGTTGGTTTTGTCCTTTCACTCCTTTACAATATTGTAGGATTGGCATTTGCAATTACTGGTAACCTTTCACCAATTGTAGCAGCGATTCTGATGCCGTTAAGTTCAGTTACGGTAGTGGGAGTGGGTACTTTGCTTTCAACATTGAAATGGAAAAAGTAAGGTGATATAATTATATATAAATAAGCCCCTGTAAAATGATCTTGTTTTACAGGGGCTTTATCTTTGGTATAGGTTAGAATATTTTCCACCATGGTTTCTTTTTAGGTGCTTCAATTGTGAGGCGAGTTTTGAGAAATTCAAAATACTTGCTGTCATCTTCCGTAAAGACCTCTTCTCCTTCCAATGCATATGCCCTAGCTAACTCATCGGCAGCTCTATCAAGGTTTTGTATTTCAAAATGGCATTGGCCTAGCCTTAAATGTAGAAATGGGTTGCCAATAGCATTAGGACAATGCATGGCATTACTTAAATTATCAACTCCAGCTTTATAGTCCTGATTCAGGAAATTGGCATCGCCAATGGCTGCTAGTATCCAAGTTGTAGCCTCCCAGTTTGTCTTTGGTTCAGGTGCCAGATCAAACGCTTTCCAGTAGAGATCTAAAGCTTGGGAGTAGTTCTCATTGTCAGCTAATTCATCTCCTTGCTCACAAAGCTTCTTTATCATGTCATGAAGGTCGTTTTTCAGTTCGGTCATACTTTTTAAATATTTTCTGTTAGACATGACAATGATAAAAAAAGAAACAAGGTAGCTCCAAACCAATTTCTTTAGACCTTCACTTTCTCCCAAGCCCTTTCGTGCAGGTAGTAAAGTAGCATCTTAGAAACTACCTCTACAGACCCTATAGAGAGCGCCATTGTCAGTTCTCCTGTGACTAGGTAGGAGATGACCATTGTGTCAATGGTACCGACTAAACGCCAAGAAATTGACTTGATAACACTCTTGGCATGCGAAGAGCCTTCTACATTAGAGGCAATCTTCGTCTTATTTTTTAATAAAGCATCTAAAAGCATTATATAAGTAGTTTCTATTGTAAGCTATTTGTATTTTATTCTACTGATAAAAACAAAAGTATATAAAACCTATCGAAATAATAGAGTAATAAGTGTTAAAAAAATCTGGAGGACTATTTAAGGTCCGCCAGACTTTTATTTTCAAGTATTTTGAGCGTTTCATCCCTGACCTCTGTCATCACTCGCTTGAGTGTACAGCTTTCCTCATCTTCACAGTCGTCACAAGGCTCATAATAGTTCAAGCTAACACAAGGAAGAAGGGCTATAGGGCCTTCAACCATTCTTAAAATCTGAGACAACGGTACAGAAGCGGGTTCTTTGATCAGGTAATATCCACCGCCTTTTCCTTTCTTGCTGCCAAGTACTCTTCCTTTTCTCAATTCCAGCAGAATACTTTCAAGAAACTTCTGAGAAATATGTTCATGCTCTGCAATTTCACTGATCAGGACTGGTCCTTCACCGTATTTTCTTGTCAGGTAGCGCAGGGCTCTTAGTGCATACTTGGTCTTTTTCGATAACATGCCGTTCGATATGTAGTGGTTAGTACTGTTTTATACAGTTTCGGGACTGGGCAGTCAAGTAATAATAGAAAGTGTTGAAAGCCACTTATTTCCCGGTTTCATTGCCATAATCCTAAAATGATTAGAGCAAAAATATAATTTTTATTGAATATCCGGCGAGAACTGTACATAAGAATAAAGGGTCTGTAAGCATATCATTTGTTGCTTACAGACCCTTTTCTTTTTTATTTATAAAGATTGCTGTCGTATTAGATGTTGATCAAGGCTTCAAAGAAGTTTACTTTTTGATCTCTATCTTTCACCACCAAAGTAGGGATACTCAGGTTGTTTAATAACAGCCTTTCTGTAGTACTTCCCAAGAATTTGGCGGCCATTTCAGACTTACCTCTCGAACCGATTACAATCAGGTCAGCATCTTCCACCAAGGCAATATTGAAAATGATCTTGGCTCCTTTGGAGTTGGTTGGATCAAAATGGAAACGACAAGAAAGTTTTGCTCCTTCCGTATCAAGGTCCTCAATAAATTGCGCAAAACGCTTTTCTGCATGTGAAATCAGGATCTTGGCATATTCTTCTGGTCTTTTACCAGAAGTGTGGTAACCAGTTGGCAAGCCAATAATATTAAGGCATGTCAGTTCGATTCCTGTGTTTCGGGTATAGTGTAGCGCCTTTTTAAGGGCTGTTTTTGACATTTGAGAAAAATCGATTGGAATCAGAATTTTCTTCATGTCAGCCGATGGTTTTTCCGTCAGTGTCAAAACAGAACACAAAGCTCTTCTAGATAGCTTTTTGGACATGTTGCCTGTGCCGTCCCCAATTTTCTTCTTCCCAACCACAATCAGGTCAGTAGCATGCTTCTTGCTTGCTTCCAGAATCTTGATAAGTGGCTCACCTGCCATCAGTTCATAAACTATCGCAGGGCTGAATTCTGTCTCGCCTAATACCTTGGCAACTGTGGCCTTCATCTGCTCTAGGAGCGCCTCATGGGCTGGCATCATCTTGCCTTCAAACTCCATTTCAGTTTGGAGTTGACCTTCTTTTGCAGCGTGTACCAGTATAACCTTTTCAGTATGCTGTTTTTGGGCAGTAGAAAAAGTGTAACGGATAAGGTGTTCATCCATGTAGGAGAAATCAAGGCTCACTAAGATCGTCTGCATGTTGTACATGACGCCATCGAAAATTTAATATTGAATAATAAAATGTTACAATTATAACTAACTGTATTTCTCTTAAAAAAGTGCCGGATCAATTGTTAAGATCCTTTGATTTGTATGCAAGTTACCTAGTATGCAAACTACGATACTAATCATTACACCCTAAAAATCATAATAAGGCTTAATATAATTTGGATTGGGAACTTTTTTGTGAAATGTGTGTATTTGCTGAATGTTAACAAATAGTTGAAATAATTTTACAATGACTTGATAAAGTTCAATTTGATAACGTGTTTTTTTGAAAAAGTGTTTGAATGTTTTGGGTGTTTTTGTGTAAAAAAATGAGGGAATGTTTTTGTGTTGCTATTCCATTCCCCCATTGGTATTGCTTTTATTGAGCCCCGATCATGGCACCGATCAAGGTTCGTAGTTTAGGTTCGGCAGCTTTTGCAGCTGCTATAATTTCATCAATATTGACAGGCTTCAGTTTCCCCGGATAACACAAGTCTGTAATTACAGAAACTGCAAAGACCGGCAACTTCATCTGGTTGGCAACAATCACTTCCGGGACAGTTGACATCCCAACAGCATCTGCTCCAATAATACCCAGAAACTTATACTCAGCCTTTGTCTCAAGGTTTGGTCCTGGCACTGAGACATACACGCCTTTTCTAAGGTCAAGCCCTTTCTCCTCATTGATCTTGAATGCCTGCTCTATAAGCTTTTGGCTGTAAGGTTCGAACATATCAGGGAAACGGTCTCCCCACTCATTGACATTGGGACCTGTAAGCGGATTTTCATAGCAAAGGTTGATATGGTCATCCAATACCATTAAGTCGCTTAGCTCAAAACCGTTGTTGATACCTCCTGCTGCATTCGAAACAAATAACTTTTCTATACCAAGCAGTTTCAGCACCCTGACAGGGAAAGTCACTTCTTGCATGGAATACCCTTCATAGTAATGGAAACGGCCTTGCATAACGACCACTTTTTTACCGGAAAGGGTTCCAAATATCAATTTACCTGAGTGGAACTCCACTGTTGAAACGGGGAAATGCGGGATGTCTTCGTAGGAAATGGTATGGGCAATCTCAAGGTCATCTACAAGTCCACCAAGCCCTGTACCCAAAATGATTCCGAACTGAGGCTGATAGTCATTCGTTTTGTCCTGAAGAAACTTAACGGCTTCTTCTACTTTTTCTTTTAGGTTATTCATCTTTGGTTTTATTTAAGCTGCTAGAACAAAAACAAGAAGCTAGACATTAATGAGGAAGGTTCCTGTTATGTCTAGCTTCTAAATATAGGCTACTTCTTATTTTCCGAATTTCGCTTTCAGCATGCTTAGCATATCGTCCATAGATTGTTCTTTCTGTGGCTCCTGCTTTCTTTGAGGTTTCTTGCCACCGCTTTTTTTCGGAGCGCCAGCATTGTTTCTCATGCTTAGTGAAATACGTTTACGGTTCATGTCAACCTCCAGTACTGTAACGTCCACTTTCTGGTGAACCTTTACCACTTCATTAGGGTCCTGAATAAAGCGGTCAGCCATTTCACTTAAGTGAACCAGACCATCCTGATGGACACCGATATCTACAAAGGCACCGAAATTGGTGATGTTGGTAACGATACCTGGCAGTGTCATACCGATCTTTAGGTCTTCCATATGCTCTACGCCTTCTGCAAACTGGAATTCCTCAAACTGCTCACGAGGGTCACGTCCCGGTTTTGCCAATTCGTTTACGATATCGGTCAGGGTAGGCATACCAACTGTATCAGTTACATATTTTTTCAAGTCAAGTTGCTTGCGCAAGTCGTCTTTCTGCATCAGTTCTTTGACCGTACAGCCAAGATCTTTAGCCATCTGCTCTACAATTGAATAACTCTCTGGGTGCACAGCACTTGTATCCAAAGGGTTTTTGGCGTCTCTGATACGCAAGAAACCAGCAGCTTGTTCATATGCTTTTGGTCCAAGGCGAGGAACTTTTTTCAGGGCAGAACGAGATGAGAAAGGACCGTTTTCATTACGGAAGTCTACAATATTCTTAGCAATTGTTGGTCCCAAGCCTGATACGTATGTCAGTAGCTCTTTACTGGCAGTATTTACTTCAACCCCTACCATGTTTACACAGCTTACCACTACGTCATCCAGACCATTTTTCAGCATAGACTGGTCTACATCGTGCTGGTACTGTCCTACACCAATTGATTTAGGATCAATCTTTACCAGTTCAGCCAATGGGTCCATCAGGCGGCGCCCGATAGAAACAGCACCTCTTACAGTTACATCGTAGTCAGGAAACTCTTCTCTGGCTACATCAGAAGCAGAGTAAACAGAGGCACCACTTTCGTTGACAACCACTACCTGTACACCATCAAGCTTCAGGTTTCTGACAAAGCTTTCCGTTTCACGGCTTGCTGTACCATTACCGATGGCAATAGCCTCTACATTGAATTTTCTGCAAACATCTTTGATTTCAGCAGCAGATTCAGCCGTTCTTTTTTGTGGCTCGTTAGGGTAGATGGTGTTGTTGTAAAGCAGTTTTCCTTGCTTGTCAAGGCAAACCAGTTTACATCCTGTACGGAATCCAGGGTCAAGAGAAAGGACTGTTTTCTGTCCAAGTGGAGCAGAAAGCAATAGTTGACGAAGGTTTTCAGCAAATACCCTGATGGCTTCCTCATCCGCTTTTTTCTTGGTAGCAAGTCGGATTTCAGTTTCCATTGAAGGCTTTAGCAGACGCTTGTAAGAGTCTCTAGATGCCAACCTAACCTGTTCTGAAGCTTCTGAACTGCCAGATACGTATCGGTCTTCCAGCAGGTAGAGTGCATCTCCTTCTTCAGGAGAACAGTCCAAAGAAATGATCATCTCTTTTTCAGCTCTTCTGAGTGCCAATACACGGTGAGAAGGTGCTTTTTCAATTGGTTCTGACCAATCGAAGTAATCTTTATACTTGGCTCCTTCTTCTTCCTTGCCCGGAATTACCTTGGCATGGAACTCACCTTTCTTTTCAAAAAGGTTTCTGACACTTTGTCTTACTTCCTGATCCTCGTTGATTTTTTCAGCAATGATATCTCTTGCGCCAGCTAGTGCTTCCTCAGTAGTTGTAACGCCTTTTTCCTCGTCAATGAACTGTTTGATGATCTCTTCGATATCAAAGTTGCCCTGATCAAGGATTTGGTCAGCCAAAGGCTCCAGTCCTTTTTCACGAGCGACAGACGCCCTGGTTTTACGTTTGGGCTTATAAGGAAGATAAAGGTCTTCCAACTTGTTCATTGTCTCAGCCGCTTCAATCTGTGCTTTAAGCTCGTCTGTCAGTTTTCCCTGCTCCTCAATAGACTTTAGTATTGATTCTCGGCGTTTGTCAAGATCTCGCAATTGAGCAATCCTGTCACGAATTGCCGCAACGGCTACCTCGTCAAGGCTGCCTGTTACTTCTTTACGGTATCTTGAAATGAAGGGAACTGTAGCTCCGCCATCGAGCAACTCCACGGTTGCATTTACTTGCTGAGGTCTGACGTTGAGCTCCTCAGCTACCTTCTGAATGTTTTTTTCCATCAATTACTCTAAGTGCTTGAATGGCACATTTATATTCTAATTATACAATAAGATGCAGGGTTATTTCCCGATCATGAACTTTACTTCCTTGAAACCGTACTCTTTAAACCCCCAAGGGGTTTTCAGAACCAGTTTTCCGTGGGGATCTACTCCGAGGATGACACCTGTAAATTCATTGAAAGACCCATCGGGACACGCTTCGGCAAAAGTATGTTCTTCCTGATACCAAAACAAAGCTTGCAGGTACTCCGTTTTGAGCAAGTCATCTTTTCCTGCTTTTAACTGAAGGTACCTTTTCTCAATGTTTTCCAGTAGGCTTTCCATTAACCTGTACAGGTTAAACTGCTTGCCTGTCATATTGGCAATAGATGTGGCAGTTGGTGTGGAGAAATCTACTTGGTTGACATTTAGCCCTATTCCAATTACCGAATAATTGATGTGATGACCTTTCAGGTAATTTTCGATCAGTATTCCCGTTAGCTTTTCCTCTTTTACATAAATGTCATTGGGCCACTTTACTTTAGGGTAAATACCCGTAGCGTGTCCAATACAGTCATGAATTGCCAGTGAAATCGCCATGTTCAGCTTGAACTGCTCTCTGGCGAGTAAAAACTTCGGGTACAATACCAATGACAGTGTCAGGTTCTTGTCAGGAGCAGACTCCCACCCATTCCCTCTTTGGCCTCTGCCGGCTGTCTGATCGGAAGTGTAAACCACTGTGCCTTCCGGAATATTACCCGAAACAGCAAGATTGACAGCTTCCGTGTTGGTAGACAGACATGTTGGCAGATAAACCACTTTTTTGCCCACAAACAGGGTGTTGGTACAAAAATTATGCAATCTTTTGTTAGTTTTGTGTGTATTATAAATGGCTGAAACCGGTGGTTTGACGGATAAAAAGATAACCTTTCGCATTCCAATCTTACATCCACTTTCGAAAACAGAAAAACACTTCCGAACCGGGATTAGACTTTTCTATAAAAGCCATTTGGAAATACGTTTCCATCAAAACAGCGTGTAAAAGTAAAACAAAACAGAGAAAATCATCAACTTGTTAATGGAAGACAGAAAAAAAGGGATTAGTTCTGAAGAGCTTGCGGGGTTGATTGTTAACGGGATGAAGGACAAAAAAGCCCAGGATATCGTGGTGCTTGACCTTCGGAAGGTACAAAATGCAATGACAGACTTTTTTGTGATTTGCTCCGGAACTTCAGATAGACAAGTGGACGCAATCAAAGACGGAATCGAAGAATCGACTTGGAAATTTGCAAAAGAAGATCCTTACAGAAAAGAAGGGCTTGAAAGAAGTGAATGGGTTTTGCTTGATTACATCAATGTAGTAGCTCATGTTTTTACACAAAAGAAAAGAGCTTTCTTCGGTTTGGAAGACCTTTGGGGAGATGCAATTGTATCCAGAGTTGATTAAAAAGAAGCCTTGCAAATGGAAAAATAAACCTATGTTGGTTGAATTCTTTTGAGAAATATTAATCCTTTTGCAAAAATCTTAGTTTAATTTAAAAATGATTTTGCTGAATTCTGTCACAAACCAATCTAAGATAAATTATATTAGAGGGATGAGTGTGCTCAGTAAATGATTATTTGATCAAACAGATACTGGGTTTTTAGCTCAGTCTGAATGTGATAGATGGGGAATGATTGAACGCAAGGGGAGTGATGTTGATTTGAAATGTTATCCTGAAAGCAGTAGATCATCCTGAATTGAAAGTTTTTTGTCTAATAAAAATACCTGAACATTGAATCAGAATAAGAATAACACGCCGAAGAATTCAGGCCCGAAAGGAGGGTACCAGATTTGGTTACTGATTACACTGATATTGGTGGTACTGGGTCTGACTTGGATAAATCGCGGCAGTACAACTTTACCTACAGACGAGAACCATTTTTGGTCTATGTTCCAAAGTGGTGACGTGAAGGAAGTGACGATGGTGAACCGTCGTTATGTGGAGGTGACGCTTACAGAAGAAGCGCTGAAAAAAGAAAAATATAAGGCTCAGCTGGAAAGAACAGGGCCTTTTGGCATTGGGGGTGGACCTCACTTTGGTTTTGAAATCGTTTCTGCGGAAAACTTCCAAGTCAAGATGGAGAAGTCCCAAGACGGTGTGCCATTGGATAAACGTATTCCGCTAAAAGTGGATACCCGGGAAGATATTGGTAACTGGTTTATGAGCTGGGGCTTTATTTTCATCCTGCTGTTTGGCTTCTGGTTCCTGATGCGCCGCATGGCTGGCGGAGGAGCTGGCGGACAGATATTCAACATTGGGAAGTCTCGTGCTACCATGTTTGATGCCAACCGTGTAAAGGTAACATTCAGCGATGTGGCAGGTCTTGATGAAGCGAAAGAAGAGGTAGAAGAAGTGGTAGACTTCTTGAAAAAACCTTCAAAATATACAAACCTAGGTGGTAAGATCCCTAAAGGCGTATTGCTTGTAGGCCCTCCGGGTACAGGTAAAACATTACTTGCCAAAGCAGTGGCAGGAGAGGCTAGTGTTCCATTCTTCAGCCTTTCAGGTTCTGACTTTGTGGAGATGTTTGTAGGGGTAGGTGCTGCTAGGGTACGTGACCTTTTCAAACAAGCAAAAGAGAAAGCGCCTTGTATCATCTTTATTGATGAGATCGATGCTATTGGACGTTCAAGAGGTAAAGGTTCTATGCCAGGCTCAAATGATGAGCGTGAAAATACACTGAACTCCCTGCTAGTAGAAATGGATGGTTTTGGAACAGACTCAGGTGTTATTATCTTGGCAGCAACCAACAGACCTGACGTTTTGGATTCAGCACTACTTCGTCCGGGACGTTTTGACCGTCAGATCAGTGTAGATAAACCTGATATTGTAGGTCGTGAGCAAATCTTTAAGGTTCACCTGAAGCCATTGAAACTAGCTCCAGATTTGAAGCCTAAAGAGTTGGCAGCACAGACACCAGGTTTTGCAGGTGCTGAGATTGCGAACGTTTGTAACGAAGCAGCCCTGATCGCTGCCCGTAATAACAAGAAGGAAATCGATATGGCAGACTTCCAAGCGGCAATTGACCGTGTAATTGGTGGTCTGGAGAAAAAGAATAAAATCATCTCTCCTGAGGAGAAAGAGATTGTAGCATACCATGAAGCTGGTCACGCTGTGGCAGGATGGTTCTTGGAGCATGCTGATCCATTGGTGAAAGTAAGTATCGTACCAAGAGGTATTGCAGCATTAGGATATGCACAGTACTTGCCTAGAGAGCAGTACTTGCACACGACAGAGCAAATGATTGATGAGATTTGTATGACATTGGGTGGACGTGCTGCAGAGGATATTATCTTCGGTCGTATCTCTACAGGTGCCTTGAGTGACCTTGAGCGCACAACCAAGATGGCATACAGCATGGTCTCAATCTATGGTATGAACGCTGAGATCGGTAATATCTCGTTCTATGACCCTCAGCGCAGTGAGTATTCTTCGAGACCTTATTCTGAGGCTACTGCTGAGAAGATTGACGAAGAAGTGAAGAAACTGATCGAAAAGGCATACGATCGTACCAAGGAGTTGCTTAACAAGCATCGTACAGA is a window from the Limibacter armeniacum genome containing:
- a CDS encoding heavy metal translocating P-type ATPase yields the protein MEIKEQQVCYHCGENCDEDILHYEDKSFCCNGCQMVYQLLNEHELTNYYCINEQPGTQQKKRTPKEKFAYLEDESIRRRLIEFSDGNITKISFYLPQVHCSSCVWLLEKLPQLHEGIANSKINFMKRELYVNFHEDVLSLRQLVELLTNLGYEPLINLEDLDKKQKKKKASTQTNAFLVKLGVTGFCFGNIMLLSFPEYLGINQADQHFVEIFGYLNLILSLPVFFYGASDYLKSAWSALSHKTVNIDVPISLGILALFLRSTYEILSDTGAGYLDSLAALIFLLLVGKWFQQKTFDNISFERDYKSYFPIAVTTMRNGKEETIPISKLKENDTLLIRNGELIPADAILLKGDAHIDYSFVTGESQPVPKASGDLIYAGGKQRGGMIELQMVKEVSQSYLTRLWNDSAFTENRYDGLDNWTNKISKAFTLAVLLIATGAAISWWSSGVEVAINSFTAVLIIACPCALALNVPFTLGNALRVLARNGIYLKDTNAIERFSRITHIIFDKTGTITSAENESVSFEGTPLMGEEEKLVSALVHYSTHPVSKQIDSYFKNTQVDLTVQDFQEVEGTGISGLVDGVSIKLGKASFVSQKREDKPQKEVLVTTAHLSIGGLYRGKFVMKQQLRNGVQELITQLSGKYKLSLLSGDNEGERAKLSEIFGEGNELRFNQSPQDKMNYVKELQLKGEQVMMIGDGLNDAGALRQANIGVAVAENVHQFSPACDAILSAKQLSQFGKLFGYGRACLKVVYVGFVLSLLYNIVGLAFAITGNLSPIVAAILMPLSSVTVVGVGTLLSTLKWKK
- a CDS encoding DUF2061 domain-containing protein, which produces MLLDALLKNKTKIASNVEGSSHAKSVIKSISWRLVGTIDTMVISYLVTGELTMALSIGSVEVVSKMLLYYLHERAWEKVKV
- a CDS encoding RrF2 family transcriptional regulator translates to MLSKKTKYALRALRYLTRKYGEGPVLISEIAEHEHISQKFLESILLELRKGRVLGSKKGKGGGYYLIKEPASVPLSQILRMVEGPIALLPCVSLNYYEPCDDCEDEESCTLKRVMTEVRDETLKILENKSLADLK
- a CDS encoding universal stress protein gives rise to the protein MQTILVSLDFSYMDEHLIRYTFSTAQKQHTEKVILVHAAKEGQLQTEMEFEGKMMPAHEALLEQMKATVAKVLGETEFSPAIVYELMAGEPLIKILEASKKHATDLIVVGKKKIGDGTGNMSKKLSRRALCSVLTLTEKPSADMKKILIPIDFSQMSKTALKKALHYTRNTGIELTCLNIIGLPTGYHTSGKRPEEYAKILISHAEKRFAQFIEDLDTEGAKLSCRFHFDPTNSKGAKIIFNIALVEDADLIVIGSRGKSEMAAKFLGSTTERLLLNNLSIPTLVVKDRDQKVNFFEALINI
- a CDS encoding purine-nucleoside phosphorylase, translating into MNNLKEKVEEAVKFLQDKTNDYQPQFGIILGTGLGGLVDDLEIAHTISYEDIPHFPVSTVEFHSGKLIFGTLSGKKVVVMQGRFHYYEGYSMQEVTFPVRVLKLLGIEKLFVSNAAGGINNGFELSDLMVLDDHINLCYENPLTGPNVNEWGDRFPDMFEPYSQKLIEQAFKINEEKGLDLRKGVYVSVPGPNLETKAEYKFLGIIGADAVGMSTVPEVIVANQMKLPVFAVSVITDLCYPGKLKPVNIDEIIAAAKAAEPKLRTLIGAMIGAQ
- a CDS encoding Tex family protein codes for the protein MEKNIQKVAEELNVRPQQVNATVELLDGGATVPFISRYRKEVTGSLDEVAVAAIRDRIAQLRDLDKRRESILKSIEEQGKLTDELKAQIEAAETMNKLEDLYLPYKPKRKTRASVAREKGLEPLADQILDQGNFDIEEIIKQFIDEEKGVTTTEEALAGARDIIAEKINEDQEVRQSVRNLFEKKGEFHAKVIPGKEEEGAKYKDYFDWSEPIEKAPSHRVLALRRAEKEMIISLDCSPEEGDALYLLEDRYVSGSSEASEQVRLASRDSYKRLLKPSMETEIRLATKKKADEEAIRVFAENLRQLLLSAPLGQKTVLSLDPGFRTGCKLVCLDKQGKLLYNNTIYPNEPQKRTAESAAEIKDVCRKFNVEAIAIGNGTASRETESFVRNLKLDGVQVVVVNESGASVYSASDVAREEFPDYDVTVRGAVSIGRRLMDPLAELVKIDPKSIGVGQYQHDVDQSMLKNGLDDVVVSCVNMVGVEVNTASKELLTYVSGLGPTIAKNIVDFRNENGPFSSRSALKKVPRLGPKAYEQAAGFLRIRDAKNPLDTSAVHPESYSIVEQMAKDLGCTVKELMQKDDLRKQLDLKKYVTDTVGMPTLTDIVNELAKPGRDPREQFEEFQFAEGVEHMEDLKIGMTLPGIVTNITNFGAFVDIGVHQDGLVHLSEMADRFIQDPNEVVKVHQKVDVTVLEVDMNRKRISLSMRNNAGAPKKSGGKKPQRKQEPQKEQSMDDMLSMLKAKFGK
- a CDS encoding biotin--[acetyl-CoA-carboxylase] ligase, whose protein sequence is MHNFCTNTLFVGKKVVYLPTCLSTNTEAVNLAVSGNIPEGTVVYTSDQTAGRGQRGNGWESAPDKNLTLSLVLYPKFLLAREQFKLNMAISLAIHDCIGHATGIYPKVKWPNDIYVKEEKLTGILIENYLKGHHINYSVIGIGLNVNQVDFSTPTATSIANMTGKQFNLYRLMESLLENIEKRYLQLKAGKDDLLKTEYLQALFWYQEEHTFAEACPDGSFNEFTGVILGVDPHGKLVLKTPWGFKEYGFKEVKFMIGK
- the rsfS gene encoding ribosome silencing factor — protein: MEDRKKGISSEELAGLIVNGMKDKKAQDIVVLDLRKVQNAMTDFFVICSGTSDRQVDAIKDGIEESTWKFAKEDPYRKEGLERSEWVLLDYINVVAHVFTQKKRAFFGLEDLWGDAIVSRVD
- the ftsH gene encoding ATP-dependent zinc metalloprotease FtsH, with translation MNQNKNNTPKNSGPKGGYQIWLLITLILVVLGLTWINRGSTTLPTDENHFWSMFQSGDVKEVTMVNRRYVEVTLTEEALKKEKYKAQLERTGPFGIGGGPHFGFEIVSAENFQVKMEKSQDGVPLDKRIPLKVDTREDIGNWFMSWGFIFILLFGFWFLMRRMAGGGAGGQIFNIGKSRATMFDANRVKVTFSDVAGLDEAKEEVEEVVDFLKKPSKYTNLGGKIPKGVLLVGPPGTGKTLLAKAVAGEASVPFFSLSGSDFVEMFVGVGAARVRDLFKQAKEKAPCIIFIDEIDAIGRSRGKGSMPGSNDERENTLNSLLVEMDGFGTDSGVIILAATNRPDVLDSALLRPGRFDRQISVDKPDIVGREQIFKVHLKPLKLAPDLKPKELAAQTPGFAGAEIANVCNEAALIAARNNKKEIDMADFQAAIDRVIGGLEKKNKIISPEEKEIVAYHEAGHAVAGWFLEHADPLVKVSIVPRGIAALGYAQYLPREQYLHTTEQMIDEICMTLGGRAAEDIIFGRISTGALSDLERTTKMAYSMVSIYGMNAEIGNISFYDPQRSEYSSRPYSEATAEKIDEEVKKLIEKAYDRTKELLNKHRTELETLAKELLDKEILYQNDLNRLIGERPHGTKTTYQEYTQGHHDAPDLGKPTDTENADVVTGSGSTQPPKEKSEDQ